GGGCCAGGATTTTTACCATTGGTAATTTATCATCGATGATAGATAACAGGTTGTCACTGCTCTGCGAGCTTCCCCACGGCATTGCAGAAAACTTCTCCCCGTTCGGCATAATCCGTAAACATGTCAAAGCTTGAACACCCGGGCGACAGGAGCACCACATCTCCTGGAGTTGCTGCCTCCCGGGCCAGGTGCACCGCCTCCTCAAGGCTTGTTGCCTCTCGAGAATTCGTGAGTCCGCCCAAAACGTTCAGGATCTTTTCTCTTGCCTCTCCAGTCACAATGAGACGCTTCACTCCCGCCTTGACACGTCCATTTAGCACGCCGTAATCCCCACCCTTGTCCCGTCCCCCCATGATGAGAATTACGGGATCATCAAAACTCTCAAGTGCCCGCACGACCGCTCCAACATTTGTCCCTTTTGAGTCATTGTAATACTGGACGCCGTTGACGGTCTGCACGTATTCGAGCCTGTGACGGAGGCCTTCAAACATGTCCAGCGCCTTCTGGATACCTGATTTAGTGGCCCCTGCGGCCAAGGCGGCCAGACTGGCGGCCGCAGCGTTTTCATAATTATGTGTTCCTTTCAGATCGAAACTTTCCAGGCTCAACGTCAGGGGCATGGTTCCCGGAAGCCTGCAGATCATCTCATTGTTGCGGAACTCAACGCCATCTTCCCGATCTGAATTGGTGTTGAAATAGAGCGTTCGAGCCCGGATCTCCGGTTCAACTCTGTGCATAAACGGGTCAGCCCTGTTCAATATGGCAAAGTCCGTGGCCTCTTGATTCTCAAACAATCTGCCTTTTGAACGGACATAGCCTTGAAAATCATTGTAACGATCAAGGTGATCCTCGGAAATGTTCAGAAGAACTCCCACCTTGGGCCTAAAACTCTCTATCGTGTCGAGCTGAAAACTGCTGATCTCGGCCACGATCATATCTGCACGTACCTCCGAATCAACATAGCCGATAAGCGGGGCCCCGATGTTGCCTCCCACAAAGACCTTGAAACCGGATGCCCTCAACATCTCCCCCGCAAGATTCGTGGTAGTGGTTTTGCCGTTGGTGCCGGTTATGGCAATAATGGGTTCACTTATATATCGAACAGCCAATTCCAGTTCGCCGACAACTTGTATGCCTGCCTCCCTGGCCGCCTCTAGAGGGCCAATGGTGTGTGGCACCCCCGGACTCACCACAATGAGATCATTGGCCAGAAAAGTCTCCGCTTTATGTGGCCCGAGACTCAGGGCAATTCCCATGGCACGGGCCTTCCGCGCGTGAGAACCAAGCTGTTTTTCTGCCATAACGTCAGCGGCAGTGACCCTGGCTCCATGATTTTTCAAGAACCGGGCAACTGCAAGCCCCGTCTTGGCCAAACCAACTACCAAGACTTTCTTGCGCTTGAGCTCCAAAGCTCTCCTTCCTCGTATTGTCCTGCTTCTCTGTTCCAAAACTTCGTTGTACCTTCCCTAATCCTAACAGAAGCATCCTCGGTTGGAGGATCGGCCCTTTTGGGCCTTGAGGTTGGAGGAAAAAGATGTTTTTTTTGCCTCTGGCCTCTAACCTATCGCCTCCAACTGCGCGGGAGGCGCTACTGCCTACCGCAGCTTCAACGTGCTCAAGGACAAGAGTCCCAAAAAAATCGCAATGATCCAAAACCTCACGATCACCTTGGGCTCAGCCCATCCCTTTAACTCAAAGTGGTGATGGAGCGGGGCCATCCTGAAAATACGACGGCCGTTGGAAACCTTGAAAAACCCTACCTGGAAAATGACCGAAAGGGTTTCCAGGACAAAAATCCCCCCTACCAAGGCCAGCAGTATTTCATGCTTGGTCATGACGGCAGCGGCCCCCAGGGCGCCGCCCAGGGGCAAAGAGCCCACATCCCCCATAAACATCTGTGCCGGGTAAGTGTTGTACCAGAGAAATCCCATACCAGCCCCCACAACTGCGCCACAGAATACGGCAAGCTCCCCGCTACCTGCCACATATTGAATCTGAAGATAATTGGCGATTTTTGCATGGCCGGATACGTATGAAAGGACCACGTAGGTGGCTGCCGCCACAGTCACAGGGCCGAT
The Deltaproteobacteria bacterium DNA segment above includes these coding regions:
- the murD gene encoding UDP-N-acetylmuramoyl-L-alanine--D-glutamate ligase, with the protein product MELKRKKVLVVGLAKTGLAVARFLKNHGARVTAADVMAEKQLGSHARKARAMGIALSLGPHKAETFLANDLIVVSPGVPHTIGPLEAAREAGIQVVGELELAVRYISEPIIAITGTNGKTTTTNLAGEMLRASGFKVFVGGNIGAPLIGYVDSEVRADMIVAEISSFQLDTIESFRPKVGVLLNISEDHLDRYNDFQGYVRSKGRLFENQEATDFAILNRADPFMHRVEPEIRARTLYFNTNSDREDGVEFRNNEMICRLPGTMPLTLSLESFDLKGTHNYENAAAASLAALAAGATKSGIQKALDMFEGLRHRLEYVQTVNGVQYYNDSKGTNVGAVVRALESFDDPVILIMGGRDKGGDYGVLNGRVKAGVKRLIVTGEAREKILNVLGGLTNSREATSLEEAVHLAREAATPGDVVLLSPGCSSFDMFTDYAERGEVFCNAVGKLAEQ